CGTAATCCGTGTGATATTGTGTGCGTCTATCTCAATATTTAAgataattgaaattaaaaaaaacaatgagatCCGTAAAactattattaaataaataattgattttttttattccacgtaatattttttaatatttctgaACATTTTGACGCGGGTCTAAACACAAGTTGTCTTGTACGTCAATTTTCTTGTTGGTGTGCTGAAATTTAATCGACTAACGTTAgaagattggaaaaaaaataaagtagtgTGGTCCTAGATAGAAAACAACACAAAGGGCTGGCATAGACCACGATAAATTTGGGTGCTGGGGTCTTGAGAAGATAACTTATAATATTAGACCTCCTAGCCATTAATGGCTACTTTAGGTTAGTCAGGCAATAAGAGACAAATTGAAGTCCACATCCTCTCCCCTACCTAGTTGGTCGTATCAAGGCAATACAATTTATGATATTGATACATATCCATTAATCAAATGCACCCAATTCCCAATATTGTCGTGAATCACGAATAACTCAGATTGTATTTATGTGTGCAATATTTCTGATTTATAGAAGTCTTCGGTTCGAGCTTCACTCATCCATTTCTATATGCTAAAAAAAATCCCAATATTGCCAATCCAGTATCTAAGTTAGCTTAAGTTTATAAAACTCAAATCCTGGTTTCATCTGTGTACTGTTTGCTAGTTAACCTAACCGTTGATTTCTTGCGACTCATGAGCACACAACTGTCAAGAAAGAAGAGTCTATCAAAAACACCTCATTTTGATGGCTTGGTCTCTCTACATTTGTGTATGTACAACAACCACTCCATATATATGTTGGATACTCAAACACGAATAATGAGCTAATATCTTATAACGGATTTATATAACCTAATCAAGTGATATATAAGTAAATACTTTACACCTCTTATACAATGATGCATATAAATAAAGTATTGaagtacaaaaataaaaaataaccaaaCGACCGAATAATATAATATCCTTGTTTGGGGGGTTTAGCGTAATCGTTTGTGCCACTTTGATTTCCCAAATATGCATTTTCTTGTACCAATAATAATAGTCtatgaaaaataatttgaatCCGTTAAAATATAATCAAATCTAATACATTTTATTCCAATACGATTCAATTCAGTATTGTCTAGTCATATCCAATCTTGTGTCCCaaataaaatcttagggtctaGGACGGTCAAATTTAATACTATAAATTTGATTAGTTTTTCAAACTTAATTTGGTTGAGTTAGTTAACTCGTTGCAATTTGCAACTACACTACAAACTACATACCTAAATGATCAGGGTAAAGAATTAAATTTTGGGTCCGTTGATGTAAGGGGAAAGTATGGCTAAATAAAAGAGATTGAAATAATTTGTTCCAAGGTTGAGAAGCAAACGAATACCTTCATTAGAAGTCATTATAATTTTAATCACATTCAATTTATTTACGAATTTGGAAAAAATTGTGTGAACTCCACACTGATAAACATATCGAACATCTATGATACTATAGAGGAACTACAATAACTTCTCTTACAAGAGACTTTGCCAAAAACAAAAGGACCGACAAAGGAAGAATTGATGATATAAAGTAACCATGGTTAGTAGCTGATAGACTACAATAAACACAGAAGACTGATCATGGTTAAGGAGCCATGGGTTTTGTTCCAGAGCTATTATATATACAAGATCGACAGAGACCAAGCAGCGGCCATCATCGAGTCCAAAAGATCATACAACAGGATACAGCTTCATACAATCATACATATGTGGGTTTTCTGTGTCTGTTGATCGATCCTATGTTTTTCTTGTTGGACCCGTCTCCCTGAGAGCGGAAGCAAAGCAAAGTAGAGCTAAGTTGTGTCGTGTACGTATCTCTCACGCTACTTTGTTTTTGTTGCAGACGAAATTCCCTGTTTCTATGATTTGGTCCTCTCTTTATTGGGTGCTCTTATAAATTTCATCTtcggcttcttctttttttatctgtTAGATCTTATCTTCTAGTGTATattctatttcttcttcttgttttctttcattttttgttggaaatatAAGTTAATTGGGCATTACCAAGGCCTGAATTTGGCTGGATCTTGATTGAATGCTTTTCCTTTCTTGCATTGACATACATCAGTGTAAATTTATGAATATTATGGATTTTTAGGTATTGGGTTGTTTGATTTGGCTCAACTATCAGTAGGGTTTTGTTGCTTTGTTCTGGAGATTTTGTGCCGATCCCCAAAGTTGACACTTTTGAAAAACTTAATATTTTCTACTGCCATGTAAAAGGTTGTCTTGATTGATCAATTATGTTGTAATATCTCCATGTTTGTAGAGTCAAGTTTAATCAGCTTTACTCTTTATGGTTGATAATTGTACAATTTTTGTTTCCAACTTCTGTGTGATGATCTAATTCTCTTGTAATGAATTTCAGGATTCCTCTGCTTGGCTTCTCTTTACATTGTTAGTTGGAcaaatttgaatcaagaaaTGGGTCTCTCTAGCCTTCCTGCTCCATCTGAAGGAGTTCTATGTGTATTGCTGGTAAACACTGCACTGTCTATCTCAATAGTTAAAGCCATAGTCCGATCAATCCTTCACGTTGTGGGCATCCGTCTCTCCTCATCGTCACAATCACCTCCTCCATCAGATTACCCTGCAAGCCTTGTAGAACCAATTGGGTTTTGTATGAGTTCCTCTTCTGATAGTTATGTTGAGGAGTTTCGGAGTATGAACCCAGCAGTTCGATTTGACTCTGTTTGTAGTTGCAGGTGGCCTGAACATGAATGCTCGGTTTGCTTGAATCAATTTGATCCGGAATCGGAAATAAACCGGCTGTCGTGTGGCCATTTCTTTCATAAGGTTTGTCTGGAGAGGTGGTTGAATTACTCCAACATTACATGCCCTATGTGCAGGACTCCTTTGATGCCCGAGCTAGAGCCGTCTTGCTTTTGGTGAAACGTTTAGGACCTCGGAGTCTGATGAAATTCTCCTTGTACAGAATGTAGTGTACATATGTTCACATGAATGAATCCGTTATGGGGGTATGTTTATGCCCGAGTTTACGCTTGATGTATTGACGGGTGCCCCTGATAGATCAAGATTGTGTGTACATATTTTGAGGTATATAATCCTTCTGGATCTGACTTTGTTCATAAACATCCATGTTAATGTGTTGGAAATGAATACTGCGAATCACACTGAAAATATAGCTACCAGGATCTTTCCATTTGATGGTACATCAGAGAGTTttaagttttcatgttttttgatgTGATTTCATGGCTTTATTGTCATATTTTGAGCTTGATTTTTATGCCATTACATCTTGGTAGGGTTTGAAATTTATTTCATGAGAACAAAAGTGGTCTCTGGCTGAGATTTGGCTGGCCTTTCCATCTGCTCAGGTTTTACAGTCTTAAGCCGATCAAGCAGTTGACCAAACTGTAATATTGGTCTATAGAGATAATAAGCATATTGAGTGGTCCTCGACTCCTTGTGGTGGGTTGAGGTCATACTCCTTGTGGTGGGTTGAGGTCATGCAGTATCAGTCATTACAGTTCTAATCATAGATGTCCAATCTATTGTAGGGttcaaacaatttttttgaatttgataaagaGACTAGACGGCTGTTATTAAAACTGCAGTGACTTCTACTGCAATCCTCCTCCCTTATTACTAAGGTGAATATCTCCAGACAAAGCTAACTTCACTGTAGAATATGTGGTTGTGGCAGCACAGGCTGCCTGATTTGTGTCCCATAATGAAGACACTCTTTTAGCTAGACAGGGACTCATCTAAATGCCCCAAAAGAAGGTGGTTGCACAAAAGCCAGAAGGGGGTTGATGCCAAGAATTTACTAGTCTAGTAACTAGTAGGTTTCATGACACTTGAGCTctagaagtgttaactttctTTGAACCCTATCAGGTTTCTTCTGTCCAACAGAGAGATTTTTATTGTAAACACTGTATTATTTGATTATATTTAGATCTTTTAAGGTTTCAGCTAAGGAGGTTTCCTAATCCTTGTAGCTTGCTCAAAGGCAGAGGAAGTCTTAATTTGTTTAGGCTCTGAACCCTTCCATTCCCCAAAAAATATACCAAAACTGAATGACAAGTGGTTAAAGACTTTCTTCAAGTACAAAACTGAATAATACTACATAATTAATCACAAATTGTGACAGAAAGCTACAATTTCTAGGGGAATGGTGACATAGGTAAAAATAGACATTGACAAAAACCAATGTAGCAACAACAGAACTCTAAAACTCGTGTGCAAGGATTAACTTGCAGCAGTGCTGCAAGTGTTAATACCGTCTTTGCAATCATTTGTAAGATCGTTGAAAGTCTCGATCTGTTTCTTCCCTCGCAGGAATACTTCTGTATCAACGGACACCCTCATGTATCCATCAAATTCAACAGGAACACCATTGTTAAGCTTAGTCGTCTCCGAATACCACTCTGTGTCCCCCTCCCAAAGATCTTTGTATTCATCGAGAAAATGAGTAGAGTACTTGTCTTTCAGAGGGTCAAAGAAAGATGCATCAGGTTCATTTGTTGCAATGTATAAATTCCTCCCGTCTTCTATCTTCTCCGACAACGTTGAGAGAAGTGCATTAGGCGAAGTATCAGCATCAAGATTCGGCCACAGCTCTTTGTTTCTTGCCTTTTCCCCCCTCTCAATGTGAACAGAGTCATAATCCCAGTTCAGCCTTGCAGCAATTGAAGACACAATGTCCATCAATCGCCTAGATTTCCATATCAGATGCCATGGCCTTTGAACAACAGATTCTGTTTCCCCTTCACACACTCTATACCAGTAATTATCTGGCTCAACAGAACCAAACTTCCTCATGATCAGAGTATCCTTCACGTCAGCAAGCTTCATGGGAGTGATCCTGAAATCCTCCACAAGATGAAGACTCAATCCATCTTTCTTCTGCCACTTACTCCAATCTGACCAGAACTGACCTTGGTCCAACACTGATGCTGTCTCTTTCAAATGCTCAAAATCGAAGTAAAACCTGAAATCCTTCCCTTCCTCATCCTGACTTGATGAAGTGTAAATTGAAGACAAACAAATAGTCAAATCCATAACCAATGTGCGGTTCAAATATTGCGCTTCACCCAGAGCACACAAGAAACTCCACAAGTAATGGTTCATGCTCTTACATCTATCTCCACCACCAGTATAAATCAAATACTTCTCATGACCAAACGATTTCTCGGATTCAACCACAGGAAGTGCATCATTCACAGTCTCCCCAACAACAGGCAACTGAGATGCTTGTTGCTGCAGGGCAGCAGGAGTTTTCTCAAACCCaggcttctctttcttcttcctctttctcgCATTCACACCCGAATGGTACTCCCCAATGCTCTCCACGCTATAGGTGCAATTCTCCGACCTAGATATAACAAACCGTCTATAGTCCTTATAAAAGGCAGCTGCCTTCCCTTCCTTAGGCCTAAATCGCCATGCCATATCACATGTATTATCACTAGACCCACGATTGGGCTTCCCAAACCGGTAAAAGTGAATATCCTTAAACTCTTCTATGGCCTTCCTCATCATCAAATGGAACACCTCTGGATCTCTACAGCCAATTGGGTCATCCATCTTGTTTGCACACTCATTTGGTGTGGCAGTTTCAAGATTACTACTCTCTGGGTTTTCAACAACATCAGTGATGTTGATGAAAGTGTTAAACGCGGTCTGATTTGGGGCCATGAAATCCTCTCCCGTCTTGACAACAGTGTCATCGGATTTGAAGGTGGCATTGGACGTGGAAGTGAGGAATGTGGTCATTTTGGTCGATGGGTGAAAGAGGGGATCCTCCGGCTCGTATGTGGCGGCGATAAAGGTGAAAATTAGGACAAGCAAAACAAACAAAGTGAAACTGAGATTGCCAATCAGGGCCATAGCGTTCTGACCCAAATTTTCAGGCCCGAAGCTTCCAGTTCGCGAGGTCCTGGACTGCCCCCACATAGCGATTTCCTcacagatttataaaaaaaaaatacactgcTACTAAAATGCAGAGAACTACAAATGGGGAAGGAAAATTAGGGGTTTTAGATCGGGAGAAGAGAAGGGTGTGAGTGGGTCTATAGATCTTGAAAGTAAACGAGTGAATTTATAGAAAGATGA
This genomic stretch from Tripterygium wilfordii isolate XIE 37 chromosome 22, ASM1340144v1, whole genome shotgun sequence harbors:
- the LOC119992309 gene encoding probable E3 ubiquitin-protein ligase XERICO, translated to MGLSSLPAPSEGVLCVLLVNTALSISIVKAIVRSILHVVGIRLSSSSQSPPPSDYPASLVEPIGFCMSSSSDSYVEEFRSMNPAVRFDSVCSCRWPEHECSVCLNQFDPESEINRLSCGHFFHKVCLERWLNYSNITCPMCRTPLMPELEPSCFW
- the LOC119991805 gene encoding uncharacterized protein LOC119991805 translates to MWGQSRTSRTGSFGPENLGQNAMALIGNLSFTLFVLLVLIFTFIAATYEPEDPLFHPSTKMTTFLTSTSNATFKSDDTVVKTGEDFMAPNQTAFNTFINITDVVENPESSNLETATPNECANKMDDPIGCRDPEVFHLMMRKAIEEFKDIHFYRFGKPNRGSSDNTCDMAWRFRPKEGKAAAFYKDYRRFVISRSENCTYSVESIGEYHSGVNARKRKKKEKPGFEKTPAALQQQASQLPVVGETVNDALPVVESEKSFGHEKYLIYTGGGDRCKSMNHYLWSFLCALGEAQYLNRTLVMDLTICLSSIYTSSSQDEEGKDFRFYFDFEHLKETASVLDQGQFWSDWSKWQKKDGLSLHLVEDFRITPMKLADVKDTLIMRKFGSVEPDNYWYRVCEGETESVVQRPWHLIWKSRRLMDIVSSIAARLNWDYDSVHIERGEKARNKELWPNLDADTSPNALLSTLSEKIEDGRNLYIATNEPDASFFDPLKDKYSTHFLDEYKDLWEGDTEWYSETTKLNNGVPVEFDGYMRVSVDTEVFLRGKKQIETFNDLTNDCKDGINTCSTAAS